AGTGCTTCGCACGCTCGCCTGCTTCGGCGTGGTCTGCCTTCATACGCGCCCGTTTCTGGATGGGCCGTTCAGAGATTCGCCTTGGTATGCCGCGGGCGTGGCGCTCCACGCCTGGGGGCGCTTTGCCGTGCCCGTTTTTTTCATGATCTCCGGATTTTTCTTCGGCAACGCGTGCCGTGAAAACGCCGGGGAAGAAGGCCGGCTTTTACGGCGCTTCGCGCTGAAAGTCGGGCGGTATTTTCTTTTGTGGTGCGCGGTCTACGCCGTTTTTCCCGACCGCTGGGCGGAAATCACGCTCGAGCGGGGTTTCAAGAACGGCCTGATCAAAACCCTTTCCTGGCATCTCGCGGACGCCCCCGGCGAAATCGCCGGCCATTTCTGGGCGTTTCTCATGAGCGGCACGCAGCTGCACCTCTGGTTCCTGCCCGCGCTTCTGGTCAGCGTCGCGATCATCGTGTTCTTCGTCAAGATGCGGCGGATCGGACTGCTTCTGCCTCTGTCAGCCGCGGGTTTCGTGCTCGCCGCGTGGTGGGGCCGCTATGAATTTCTCGTGGCCCACGGCCAAACTTTTCTTCCCCAGCCCAATTATCTTCTCAGCAGGCTGGGCTTTCTCTGCGGGCTTGTGTACGTGGTCTGGGGATGGCGTTACGGATTTAAAAAGGAAGTGCCTCGGCGAGGACTGTCGATCGCCTGCGTTCTGGTGGGAATCGCGGCCATGGCGATCGAGGAAGCCGCATTCGCCAGCCGGGATTATCAGCTGATCTCCGACAACATCATGCCCGGCGTCGCGCTCTTTTCCATCGGAGTTTTCGGGCTGGCGCTCCATTTTCCGAAAGCCGGACAAGGCACGCCGCTGGAACGCTGGGGCATTTATACGCTCGGCATTTATCTAGGGCACATCGTCGTGCGGGAAGCCGTCGCGCTTTCGAAGCCCGCGATTGCCGGCCTTTCCCCCTGGGGCTGGGAAATATTTTTCCCCTTCGGAGTTTTCTTCGTGTCGCTGGGGCTGGCGATACTGCTGCGGAAAATGCCGTTTCTGCGGGCGTGGGTCTGAGACTTCCCGTCAAAACCTGAGAAGTTTGGATTGAAGCATGTGGAAATGGGGCCGCTTGGGATCGTAGATCACGTCGACCGTGAACTTCCCTTCCAACTGATCGAATTCCTTGCGGGTCACCCAGCTTTTCCCCGGATAAGTCTTGCCGTCGGAAGCCGTGTATTTGTAATAAATCTGCGCGTAGCGCTCGGGGAATGTCGGCGTGTAAATCCGCTTTTGCGTGATGGGGGCGCTCACGGGAACGCCGACCTTAGCCAGGTAAGCCACGAAACGCAGCTCTCGGGAGTGCTGCAAATGAAGGCAAAAAAGCTGGGCCACGATGGCCATCCCGACAACAGCGCCGCCGATTAAATAAGGACGATTCTTCATGGCACCTCCTCCCCCAGGACTGTTGTAATGCCGGCCGGCATAGGGAACACTTAAAGTATGACCTCGGGTTCTAAAATTTACAAAAAAAGTCCGGCGTTCTCTCCCGCCAAAGGCCAGGGCATGGCCGAATACGCCCTGATCCTCGGCTTCATGGCCCTTGCGCTGGTCCTCGCGCTCCAGACCTTCCGCGGCGATCTCGCCAACGTTTTTCAAAACTTCCAGAACGTCGTGAACGGCGGATAATCCCAAGCCGGAGGTATTAGATTAAAATTTCCGCCGTCCGTCCAGCCCTTTTTGACTTTTCAGGGACGGAAGAGGACGGAGAAATTCTTCACGAAAAAGAAATTTGAGGGAAAAAAGGATCTTACTTGGAGAAGCGGCGGCGAACCGCGAGGCCGGCAAGGCCGAGAGACAGAAGCAAAAACGTACCGGGTTCGGGACTTTCCGGAGGATCCTGAGTGATGCCGCCGGTCGTATCGGGACGAAGGATCTTGAAGATGGAGCCGCCGTGCCCGTCGGAGAGCAGGCCGTTCTGAGGAGCGGCCGCGGGATCGGCCTTCAAAAAATCGGCATTGAAGGCCGCATTGAAATCGAGTTCCGTGGGCCTGCCCGAACCTTTGCCCGCGACTCCGTCTTTGGTATAAAAGTCGCCCCACACCGGCGCCTTGCTCGAAAAAAAGCTGTAGGTCAGGCCGTTGGAAACATCGATCTTGATGCCGTGAACGGTTCCGGGAATGTTCGGATTGGAATTGCCCTGCGTGCCCGGGCCGAAATTATCGATCGAGACTTTGTCGTCCACGCTGACGCCGTCCACCTGAAAATTCCAGAAGTCGGTGCGCTGGGCGGCCGCGGAAATTTCAAACACCGCGTGGCTGACGCCGCCTGCCGCGGCTCCTGTTCCCCATTTCGTGCCGTCTTCCGAGGAAAGCGTATAAATATATTCCCAATTGTCCGTGGAAACCTGGGTGATGTTCCATTCGATTTTGAAACCGTTATCGACCCAGGAGTGCCCCGTGGTCACGACCCCTTCAGGATTGCTGGCGGTCGTAAGGGAACCGGTATAGCTGAGAGCAAAAGCCGAGGCGGCATGAAGCCCGAGGGCTGCTGCCACAACCGTCAGGAGGAAGAAGGGGCGGATTTTCATGCCTCTCTATATTACAAATTGCGGGCCAGATTAGAGGAAGCCATACCTCTGCTAGAAAATGCTACCCTGTAAGGGAATAGACTACACGCGTAGGGTTTATCGCGGGGGCCGGAGACGGCGGGCGCGTGCATTTTTTTAGACATTTGACTTAAAATTAATACCTTCGGGGTAAGCTTGCCGGAGCAGCTCTTCGAAATCCCGAAGGGAGGAATCCAGAGCGCCGGCGCCGCGGGTCATGGCTTCGTCCGTGCCTGTGATCAGCACGCTTAAACGGTAATCCGGCGTATAAAGATAGAAGACCCGCTTCTCCGCCTGCCAGGCCCCGTCTTTCACGAATTTGCTGAGGACCGTCACGCAGATGAGCTTACCGTTTTCCCGCAGGTCGAGCGTGGATTGGGACTGATGCTTGTCGCCGTAGTATGCATCGTAGACCTTGTCGATGTCTTTCATCTTGGCCAAAAACTCGTCGCGCGTCATGGCCAGGACGGCATCGCGGTCCATCGGGGCCTTGCCCGCGGAAACCGTGAGGCCCATCTCGGCAGATTGCCAGACGGCCTCGGCAAAAGGCGGCACGGCCGAATTCTTTTTCAGCGTCTCCACTTCCCCGGCCTCGAGCTTCCGGTAACCGCGGGGCAGCATCAAAACCTCCAGCTCGGAAGGCGCAGGCGCCTGGGAATCCTGCGGCGCGGTTTCGGAAACTTGTCCGGCCAGCCTTTCCTGACGCGTCTTTTTTTCTCTCAGGATGTTTTCCAGTTCCAGAGTATCTTCGGAAGGCGTGGCGCAGCCTCCCACGACGAGAATAAGGACAAGCAGCCAAACGGATTTCATCTTGGTTCCTTTCAGGGTTTCCGCAAAATAAAAAACAAAACCAAATAAACGAGCGCGAGCGCCGCGGCCCATAGCCGGGCAAGCCTGCAGGTCCAGGCCACGAAAAATTCTTTTTCCTTCCACCGCCCGGGAAGCCCGAGGGAGGCCCATTTCATGTTGCGGTCGTACGACTTTTCGGCATGGGACGGGGACATCATCCAAAGCGCCAGGGCCAGGAGCGGCAGCACGATGACGTGCAGCAGTTTCAGCTTGTCGTCCGGGCTCATGCGGCCTCTTTTCCTTTTTCCGCTTCCTCCCCTGCGCGGTAATAATACCGCAGGGAAGGGTGGTCCGTGACGGCCTTCAGGATCCCCGCTTCATCAGGCAAAGCGCCCTTCACATAATACCAGTAGAAACTGCTCTTGCCGGTCTCGATGATGGCGGCCAGAAGGTATCCTTTTTTTTCGGCATAAGCGTGCAGGGTCCGAACCATGACGTTCCATCTTCCGTACCAGTAACGGCCGCCCATGTCGTCGGCGGCCTCTCCTTTCACCGCGTGAAACATGATCAGGTCCGGCGAAAGGCGTTTGAGATAATCTTCGGTGAGGCCCCGGTGCGCGATGGTTTCATCATACAGCCCAAGCGCATCCACGGAAAGCCATTCCGAATAATACGGCAGGTATCCCGGCTCGGAAACCACCATGATTCGCCCGGGTTTAGCATACGGCTGCAAAGCCCGGCCGATCAGGATGCGGTCGGTATCGAGACCCTGGTCATAGGCCACGGCCGCCGACTTAGCGCTGCTGTCCAGCACCAGCAGGAACCCGCCCAGCAGCACGGCCGGAACCCAGGCTTTTTTGAGCGCGGGCCGCAGCGCCTCCGCGGCAAGAACCGCGAGAAAAAGAAGGCCGGGCACGACCGGCATTTGAAACCGGTGGCCGATATTCTGCGCCTGGAAAATTAAAAAATAAAGCAGCGGGAAAAAGCACAGCCCGAGAAACGCCAGGAGCGTTTTCCGGCGCAGCGGCGGCGGCATGCGGGCCGAGCCCAGCAGGATGAGCGCGAGATAAGGCGCCATGTAAACGGAGATCCGTCGCAGGTAGCCCGCGCCGGAAGAAAAGTTTTCGCGGAAAAGCCCTTTGCCGACCATGGACTTGGCGTAAAACGTGTTGGGCAGGAGATAGCCGAAGTACTGCCACCGCCACAGAAAGTAAACGAATCCCGGCATTACGAAAAAAAGCAGCGCGTGGCGGCAGAACTGTCCCCTTTCCTCCGGCAGAAGGACCGCGAGGCCGGCGGCAAAAAAGAACGCGTAAAACACCACGCCTTCCGGGCGCGTGAGCCCGAGCAAAAGCCCTGCCGCCGCCATGACCGCGGAAGCGGCCTCGCGCACGCGCGCAGACGGATCGTCCAGATGCATGAAGGAGATCACGACCGTCGTCATGAACAACGCGAAAAGCGGTGTCTCGAAGCCCGCCCGGATCTGCAGCGTAAGCGGCGAGAAGACGAGAATCCCGGCCGCGACAAAACCCGGGTGCCAGGAGACGGAAGCCAGGCGCGCGGTACCAAAAAAAACCGCGAGCCCGGCCGCGGCCAGGCAGAGACCGTTCAGGAGCGGCACCGAAATCTCAAATCCCATGCCCGCTTTGTAAAAAGCGGCAAGCAGCACCGTCCAAAGAAAAGAAGTCGCGCCTTCCACGGGGTCCATGCCGGGATTCCACGTGAGGCCGTGCCCTTCGGCGAGATTCCGGGCGAAACGCATGAGGATGTGCGCGTCTTCGGCAAGGTAGAGGTTGAGGGAAGAGAGGAACACGGCCAGCGTGGCCAGAAAAAGGCCGGTAAAAATCAAAGGCCGCGTCTTCTTACCGCACGAAGCCATGAGCAAAACAGCGCACGCATAGACGGCGAAATTTCTCAAGACGCTTCCGGCCGTCATCAAAGCTGCCGCGCCAGCCATTTTAAAATATCGGTTTCCGTGAGAATGCCGACCACCTTGCGGTCTTTGTCCACCACGGGAATGGCTCCGAACTTATTCCGCGCCATGATTTCGACGGCCTTGGCAAGCTCGTCGTCGGGACCGAGGGCGACCGGCTCCTGCTTCATGACTCTTTTCAAAACGAATTCGTCCAGGGCCTCGGGCGCGTAATAAATCCCTTCTTCGGTGAGCCGCGGCGAAAGCGTGCGGTAAAGGTCCCGCTGAGTCACGATCCCCTTCAGCAGGCCGCCCGAGTCGACGACCGGCAGGTGCCGGATCCCTTTCGTGCGAAACTTTTCCTCAACTTTGCTGAAAGGATCGTCTTCCTGCACCGTGATGACCGGCGACACCATGAGCTCTTTGATTTTCATGCCGCGCATCATGAAGCCCGCCCCACCGCGTTTTTTTTCAGGGCCTTGGTGGTGCCCATAAGGTCGTGAAGAAAATACACGACGGCGGCCGCCACCATGATGGAAACGGTTTTGTCCGCGATCTCCACGAACATTTTTTCGGCAATGGCCGCGGCCGCCTGATGGCCCGTGAGGCTCAGAAAAAAAGAATAGACGCGCATCGTGCCTTCGTAGGGCGGAAGATGCGCGAGGATGGTCGTGGCCTGCACCAGGATGCCGTTCAAAATGCCGGTTGCGATGCCCGCGGCGATCAGGTGGTAGGGCTTGTAGATCGTGACCCAGCCGCGCTGGTAAAAAAACCAGGTCGCGGCCGCGACGAGCAGGCTGCTGAACATCCAGACCCAGGAAGACCAGCCCCAGAGGGTGCCGGCGATCAAAAGATTGTACAGCACCGCGGCCGCGGCGCCCGGCCAGAAGCCGCCCAGCAGCACGGCCAGCGACGTGCCCGTGCCGTCGAAGAAAAACGGGAGTCGTAATTGCATCAGGAGAAGCGAAGCCGCGAAGTTCAACATCACCGCGGCCGCCACCAGGCCCACGGGCCGTTTTCGCAGCGGCAGGCTGATTTCGCGCACCGCGGCTTTCCTCGGCGGTTTGCCGGTTTCCTCTTCCTCTTCCCGGCCGGACTGGCTCGCGCTGATCAAGCGGCCGATGAGGACGGCCACATACGCGACGCCGATGATGATTTCGATGATGACCAGCGAGCGCGCGAAAGGCAAAACCGCCACAATGTCGCCGAATCCGGCCGTGGAAAGCGTCACGAAGCTGAAATAAATAAACGCCGCGGGGCCGTACGGACCGGCATCATGCGAGAAACGGAAAGCCCCGGGGGACGCGGCTTCGATCAGCAGATAGAAAATGCCGAACACCGTGCCGATCAGGACATAGGCGCAGACGGCGCCGTAGATTTCGTTCAGGCCCACGCGGCGCGCGGTCAGCACGCGTTCCAGCAGGGCGAACAGCGTGTACATCATGAAAACAGCCGCACAGGCCCGCCCGAACATGTCGATCGCGGGGCTGTTCAGGATGATGTTGCTCCACTGGCAGACCAGGATGGGCGTAATCAGCAGCATGCCGAGGGCGACGTAGCGCGCGTCGTAACTGATGGCGTAAACGCCCGAGAGCAGGACCGTGGTGTAGAGGATGATGAAGACGACGCTCGTCACACGCGACGCCTCGAAGAACGGGTAGACGAGGATAAGGAGCAGCAGCGAGACGAGAAACGTCAGCGATTTGTTTTGTTTGAATTGCGCAAGCAGCATCACGAAATCCCGAGCGGTTTGCGAAGACTATGGAACTATTTCAGGGTTTTGGCAAGCGCATTCAGCATGAGAGACCAGGCGGCCTCGACGCGCTCTTTGAAATGCGCCCAGTCGGGATGCAGCTCGTGCGTCAGCGTCAGCACGCATCCGTCCCCGGCGGGATCGATTTTCACCATGACGACGCTGCGCGCCGGGCCGTCCTGGCGTACGCCCCAGGTAAAAGCCAGGCGCTTTGGCGGCTCGATCACCAGGTATTCGCCGACATGGTCAACTTCATCGCCGTCGCGGCGCACGACAAAGGAAAATCCCCCGCCGACGCGAGGGTCCAGGCCCAGGCTCACGATTTCTTCGTCCCGCACCTCCGGGCCGAACATCCAGTGCCCGATGGAATTCGTGTCCAGCCACGCATTAAAAACGCGCAGCGGGGAAACGGGATATTCGCGCACGACCGTGGCTTTGATGTTGGGAGAATCCATGAAGCTATTGTACTGTTTGCGGGAATGGACGCAAGAGCGGCGGGAAAGACTGAGCGAGTTCGGCGTTCGTGGGATGATTGAAGTTAATGGCCGGATCCGTTTATGTTTCGCGAAATTGGCCGCCGATGCAGCACGGCCCCCCCCCTTCGCCGGCCATCCGGTATTAGGAGAGGGTCACCTGATGGATCTGGATGTTGGTGTCGCCGTTCTCGGACGCCTTGTAGAGATCATTGATCCAAAGCAGCTTGATCGAATGTGTGCCCGCGCTCAGCCCCCTGAGCTGAAACTGTCCCTGCTGGTAATCCAGGTCGCTCGCCGGCACCGACATTGTCCCCACCTTCACGTTATCGACATACACATCGAGATTAAAATTCTTGTAGCCCGTGGGCAAATGCCAGCCGGGATTTGAAAAGTTTTTGGCCGACACTTTCAGCGTGTAATCTCCGGCCGTGTTCGTGAGCGCTCGATAAACGAGATATTTGGAGTTTGAGCTCGCCATCCAGTCCGTGCCGATCCTGGTCCATCCCGAGGACGCAGAAATGACCGAAAGCTCGGTTTGCGCGGGAGCCGCCGCGGTCGTGAAAAAGTTGTCCGAGGAAACCACGCGATTGCCCGACGCATCTTGTGAGATCACCCGGTAAAGATAACGCGTCGCGGGCTGAAGGCCGGTCACGGCGACTTGATGCGCGGTCACAAGCGCCGGATCAAGCGCTGTCTGCTGGCAACTGGTCCCATTCTCGGCGCACCACTCCACCTGGCTTGTCGCAGGCTCGTCCGTGTCCCATTTCAAGGATACGGAGTTTGTCGTGATGTTCGCCGCCGTCGTGTTGCTCACCGCCGGAGGCGTCGTGTCCTGCGGAGGAAGCGTCGTGAAAAAGTTGTCCGAGGAAACCACGCGATTGCCCGACGCATCTTGTGAGATCACCCGATAAAGATAACGCGTCGCGGGCTGAAGGCCGGTCACGGCCACATCATGCGCGGTCTTGAGCGCCGGATCAAGCGTTGTCTGCTGACAATTGGTCCCATTCTCGGCGCACCACTCCACCTGGCTTGTCGCAGGCTCGTCCGTGTCCCATTTCAAGGATACGGAGTTTGTCGTGATGTTCGCCGCCGTCGTGTTGCTCACCGCCGGAGGCGTCGTGTCTTGAGGCGGAAGGACGACATTATTCGAGACGAGCAGGACCTGGTGGATCTGGAGGTTGGTGTCGCCGTTCTCGGACGCCTTGTAGAGATCGTTGATCCACAGCAGCTTGATCGAATGCGTGCCCAGGCTCAGCCCTTTGAGCTGAAACTGTCCCTGCTGGTAATCCAGGTCGCTCGCCGGCACCGACATCGTCCCCACCTTCACGTTGTCGACATACACATCGAGATTAAAATTCTTGTAGCCGGTGGGCAGATGCCAGCCGGCACTCGAAAAGTTTTTGGCCGACACTTTCAGCGTGTAATCGCCTGCCTCATCCACAGGCGCACGGTAAATGAGATATTTGGAGTTGGAACTCGCCATCCAGTCCGTGCCTATCCTTGTCCATCCGGAGGACGCGGAAATAACCGAAAGCTCGATTTGCGCGGGCGGTGCCGCGGTCGTAAAAAAGCCGTCCGGGGAAACCACGCGGTTGCCCGTATCATCTTGGGAGATGACGCGGTAAAGGTAACGGGTCGAGGGCTGAAGGCCGTTGACAGCCACGTCATGCGCGGTCTTGAGCGCCGAATCAAACGTCGTCTGCTGGCAATTCGTGCCGTCTTGGGCGCACCATTCTACCTGGCTTGTCGCAGGCTTGTCGGTGTCCCATTTCAAAGACGCGGAACTTGAAGTAATGTTCGCCGCCACGGCATTGCTGATCACCGGAGGCGCTGCGGGGTTGGGATGCTCGACCACATGGCCGTCGGGGTAGCGCTCGAAATGCAGGTGCACGCCGTCGGGATAATATTCGAAGGTTTTCTGCCACACGCCGCCGGCATCGTAATAAATCTGCTCGAACCGGCTGCTCGTGCCCGGCCAGTACGTGAGGTCCGCATAGCTTCCGTCCGGGAACTTCTTGCGCGAAATCTTTCCGGTGAGATCGTACTCATACCGCACCGCGCCGTCCGTGTCGGCCAGGGCAAGCCAGCGCGTCTTGATTTCGCCGGTCGTGTAGTAATCCGTGGAAACCGCGGCAAAAGCGTCCACGAGCCCCGCGCCGAACGTATCGTCATAGCCCGGAGCGCCGAGGTCGAGCGACGAATACTTCAGGCGGCGCGTGACGTCGTCGTAGGTGAGCGTGGGATCGAAGGACCGCATGAGCGCCACGACGCCCGCCACCATGGGCGAGGCCATGGAAGTGCCCTGCAGCGCCTGGTACTGGTTGCCGGGCTTGAGCGACAGGATGTTGGTGCCGGGCGCGGAAAGGTCCAGGTTCGGCCCGTGGTTGGAAAAGCTGGCCAGCGTGTTGCTGGAAGTCGTCGCGCCCACGGAGATCACGTTGTCGAGCGACGCGGGAAGGAATTGGCTGACCGGCTGGCCGTTATTGCCCGCGGCCGCCACAATCACCGAGCCCTTGCCGATCGCGTAATTGATCATGTCCTGGAATTCCTGGATGCCCTCGGCGGTCATCAGGCTCCTCAGGATGCCGAGCGACATGTTGATGACCTGCGCGCCCAGGTCCGCGGCGTATTTGATGCCGGCGATCACGTCCGAAATAAATCCCTGGCCGTCGGCGCCGAGCACGCGCACGGGAAGAATCTTGGCGTTGGGCGCGATGCCCGCGATGCCGATCGCGTTGTCCGCGGCCGCGCCGATGATGCCGGCGACGTGGGTGCCGTGATTGTTGAGATCCGTCGGCGCCGCGTCGTCGTCCACGAAATCCCATCCGTTCACGTCGTCGACAAAGCCGTTGCCGTCGTCGTCCACCCCGGGAGCGCCGAAATATTCCAGCGCATTCTTGAAGACGTTTTGCGCGATGTCCTGATGCGCCATGTCGAGGCCGGAATCCACGACCGCCACGGTCACGTTGTCGCCCCGCGTGAACGACCAGGCCTCTTCAGCGCGCACGCGCGGATGCCACCACATGCCGGCATTCGCGTAAAGAGGATCGTTGCTTTGGGCATCCACTTTGGGAGCATCTTTGGCCGCGGAAGCCGGAGAAAGCGTTTTGTTTTCCAGGAAGCTGGAGAACGGGTCCCCCATCACGGGATCGAGGAATTGCAGGGGCTGTTCCGCCTGGTCCGGACTGATTTGTTTGAGTTCGTCGGGAGAAATCGGGTGGCCCAGGGCGTCCGAGGGAACGTTGGCATTTTGCGCGAAGGCCACGGGAATACCGGAAATGGCAAGGACGGCGCAAAGGAAAAGAATGGACAAACGATCGCGGAAACTGCGTTTAGGGGAGATCCCACAAAACGAAACAGTCCGTTTTTCTTCGATCACGAAAAAACCTCTTCCAGAAAAATTTGCGGACTGCCTAAAGGCGTAGCAGCGTTCTATGCAGGGGAGCTATTTTATCGCCGGGCCAAGGATAAATCTACTCTTTTTTTAATCCATTCCCGGACAAGCCCTTAAGGCTTTTCGTGAGGGCCATATTCCACTTGAAGGACGCGATAAAGCAGCCGGGTTTCCCGGAAAGCGATGATCACGGAAAAGAAAAAGGAAAGCAGCCCCAGGGTGAAGAGGGCCACAATGACCGGATACAGCCGCAGCGAAGAGTAGACATTGATCAAGATCAGGATCGACGTGCCGGCGAAACAAAGGATGCCGCCGTAAAGGCAAAGAACCGCGTTTTTCACCAAAGACGCCCGGCTGAAGAGATATTGGATCTGCGTGGCCAGGTTCGTAAAACGCGTGTCTTCTTCTTTGCTTCTGACGGGGATAGCCGCCAGCTGCCGGACCTCGAGATTGAGAACGCGGAAGCGGCTGGCAAGATTCGAAAATTTCGTTTGAAAGCCCAGGAGAAGAAGCGCGGAGCTGGAAATCATGAGCGCCGGCGCAAGAATGTATTGGATTTCCTGGGTAAGTTTCGCTAAATCCATTCTCAAACTCCAGACGCAGGCTGCTTGAAAGCTTTATCAAGAAAATCGACGAACGCGGACGCGGCCTTGTCCATGGCCTTCTCGAGATGCCGTTTGCCGCTCAACTCCGTTACGTTCAGGCCCAGCAGCGACACGCCGCCGTCGGCACGCCGGTAGGCATAGGCCGCCAGAGGTTC
This Verrucomicrobiia bacterium DNA region includes the following protein-coding sequences:
- a CDS encoding acyltransferase — its product is MTQNAVKIRSWSSIEVLRTLACFGVVCLHTRPFLDGPFRDSPWYAAGVALHAWGRFAVPVFFMISGFFFGNACRENAGEEGRLLRRFALKVGRYFLLWCAVYAVFPDRWAEITLERGFKNGLIKTLSWHLADAPGEIAGHFWAFLMSGTQLHLWFLPALLVSVAIIVFFVKMRRIGLLLPLSAAGFVLAAWWGRYEFLVAHGQTFLPQPNYLLSRLGFLCGLVYVVWGWRYGFKKEVPRRGLSIACVLVGIAAMAIEEAAFASRDYQLISDNIMPGVALFSIGVFGLALHFPKAGQGTPLERWGIYTLGIYLGHIVVREAVALSKPAIAGLSPWGWEIFFPFGVFFVSLGLAILLRKMPFLRAWV
- a CDS encoding Flp family type IVb pilin, producing the protein MTSGSKIYKKSPAFSPAKGQGMAEYALILGFMALALVLALQTFRGDLANVFQNFQNVVNGG
- a CDS encoding PEP-CTERM sorting domain-containing protein — translated: MKIRPFFLLTVVAAALGLHAASAFALSYTGSLTTASNPEGVVTTGHSWVDNGFKIEWNITQVSTDNWEYIYTLSSEDGTKWGTGAAAGGVSHAVFEISAAAQRTDFWNFQVDGVSVDDKVSIDNFGPGTQGNSNPNIPGTVHGIKIDVSNGLTYSFFSSKAPVWGDFYTKDGVAGKGSGRPTELDFNAAFNADFLKADPAAAPQNGLLSDGHGGSIFKILRPDTTGGITQDPPESPEPGTFLLLSLGLAGLAVRRRFSK
- a CDS encoding CBS domain-containing protein, coding for MKIKELMVSPVITVQEDDPFSKVEEKFRTKGIRHLPVVDSGGLLKGIVTQRDLYRTLSPRLTEEGIYYAPEALDEFVLKRVMKQEPVALGPDDELAKAVEIMARNKFGAIPVVDKDRKVVGILTETDILKWLARQL
- a CDS encoding potassium channel family protein, whose amino-acid sequence is MLLAQFKQNKSLTFLVSLLLLILVYPFFEASRVTSVVFIILYTTVLLSGVYAISYDARYVALGMLLITPILVCQWSNIILNSPAIDMFGRACAAVFMMYTLFALLERVLTARRVGLNEIYGAVCAYVLIGTVFGIFYLLIEAASPGAFRFSHDAGPYGPAAFIYFSFVTLSTAGFGDIVAVLPFARSLVIIEIIIGVAYVAVLIGRLISASQSGREEEEETGKPPRKAAVREISLPLRKRPVGLVAAAVMLNFAASLLLMQLRLPFFFDGTGTSLAVLLGGFWPGAAAAVLYNLLIAGTLWGWSSWVWMFSSLLVAAATWFFYQRGWVTIYKPYHLIAAGIATGILNGILVQATTILAHLPPYEGTMRVYSFFLSLTGHQAAAAIAEKMFVEIADKTVSIMVAAAVVYFLHDLMGTTKALKKNAVGRAS
- a CDS encoding SRPBCC family protein is translated as MDSPNIKATVVREYPVSPLRVFNAWLDTNSIGHWMFGPEVRDEEIVSLGLDPRVGGGFSFVVRRDGDEVDHVGEYLVIEPPKRLAFTWGVRQDGPARSVVMVKIDPAGDGCVLTLTHELHPDWAHFKERVEAAWSLMLNALAKTLK
- a CDS encoding S8 family serine peptidase encodes the protein MSILFLCAVLAISGIPVAFAQNANVPSDALGHPISPDELKQISPDQAEQPLQFLDPVMGDPFSSFLENKTLSPASAAKDAPKVDAQSNDPLYANAGMWWHPRVRAEEAWSFTRGDNVTVAVVDSGLDMAHQDIAQNVFKNALEYFGAPGVDDDGNGFVDDVNGWDFVDDDAAPTDLNNHGTHVAGIIGAAADNAIGIAGIAPNAKILPVRVLGADGQGFISDVIAGIKYAADLGAQVINMSLGILRSLMTAEGIQEFQDMINYAIGKGSVIVAAAGNNGQPVSQFLPASLDNVISVGATTSSNTLASFSNHGPNLDLSAPGTNILSLKPGNQYQALQGTSMASPMVAGVVALMRSFDPTLTYDDVTRRLKYSSLDLGAPGYDDTFGAGLVDAFAAVSTDYYTTGEIKTRWLALADTDGAVRYEYDLTGKISRKKFPDGSYADLTYWPGTSSRFEQIYYDAGGVWQKTFEYYPDGVHLHFERYPDGHVVEHPNPAAPPVISNAVAANITSSSASLKWDTDKPATSQVEWCAQDGTNCQQTTFDSALKTAHDVAVNGLQPSTRYLYRVISQDDTGNRVVSPDGFFTTAAPPAQIELSVISASSGWTRIGTDWMASSNSKYLIYRAPVDEAGDYTLKVSAKNFSSAGWHLPTGYKNFNLDVYVDNVKVGTMSVPASDLDYQQGQFQLKGLSLGTHSIKLLWINDLYKASENGDTNLQIHQVLLVSNNVVLPPQDTTPPAVSNTTAANITTNSVSLKWDTDEPATSQVEWCAENGTNCQQTTLDPALKTAHDVAVTGLQPATRYLYRVISQDASGNRVVSSDNFFTTLPPQDTTPPAVSNTTAANITTNSVSLKWDTDEPATSQVEWCAENGTSCQQTALDPALVTAHQVAVTGLQPATRYLYRVISQDASGNRVVSSDNFFTTAAAPAQTELSVISASSGWTRIGTDWMASSNSKYLVYRALTNTAGDYTLKVSAKNFSNPGWHLPTGYKNFNLDVYVDNVKVGTMSVPASDLDYQQGQFQLRGLSAGTHSIKLLWINDLYKASENGDTNIQIHQVTLS
- a CDS encoding DUF2721 domain-containing protein translates to MDLAKLTQEIQYILAPALMISSSALLLLGFQTKFSNLASRFRVLNLEVRQLAAIPVRSKEEDTRFTNLATQIQYLFSRASLVKNAVLCLYGGILCFAGTSILILINVYSSLRLYPVIVALFTLGLLSFFFSVIIAFRETRLLYRVLQVEYGPHEKP